One Candidatus Bathyarchaeota archaeon DNA window includes the following coding sequences:
- a CDS encoding carboxypeptidase regulatory-like domain-containing protein, protein MRRELRKQVICLIILIFLNFTASSINLASAITDYFIRGRVLNENGEGLDDVKVEIYFSGNDTLYDVTYTNSKGYFRFRHLPSSTYDVYFSKTGYLTKRVSLELTHNIDLGEIVLFKALKLYSSVLSCIATSGDEVTLPFTIENMGEEYEVVELSVSKPEGWSVRILEDQVGEVMKVGLPPSSSLALQLKVRIPSSFTGNGSLLLTATGKTSSTLNFTILVKPMEEPKVLRLYSEVLGRVANAGEELLIPFIVESELETTVTFDVSSPEGWGTKIVDESGELTKISLPSGGKKLLHLKIDIPKDAIGNYSLKLTAISNSGFSSSLEYAIAVKPPKPPRYDLELWTMTPVQVARAGSSVWFDVELRYSGVEERVFNPLLEGLPTNWRARFFYEEKEITCLALKSEASAVIGVYIEIPENAKEGDYLLNFIVSGGNLSEEIELKVILEPVKRGIKLDCTYPSLTTEAGTAVTYEITVTNEGDEDELIHFLTNTTSPDLDITFKATEVKVEAGGSLSLPVTVTTCRGITPGEYTIPVIAETKDKQLSDSITLKLKVKGVYKLTLRLTPLNVRVTAGRGCEVTASVYNEGQSTITNVNLEFDAPSGWMVSSKPENILRLEPGRSADFTVEVKPPPDALAADYYITVTATSDQAEPVSRDLRVTVEVPTGWGYFGAIAIIIIILAVIGVFLKFRRK, encoded by the coding sequence ATGAGAAGAGAGCTTCGAAAGCAAGTCATTTGTCTCATAATCCTTATTTTTCTAAATTTCACAGCATCCTCTATCAACTTAGCATCAGCAATAACAGACTATTTTATACGCGGTAGAGTATTGAATGAAAACGGTGAAGGATTAGATGACGTTAAAGTTGAAATATATTTCTCAGGTAATGATACTCTGTATGATGTCACATATACGAATTCTAAGGGATATTTCCGTTTTCGCCACCTTCCCTCTTCCACATATGACGTTTATTTTTCAAAGACAGGATACCTTACTAAAAGAGTTTCGTTAGAGCTAACCCATAATATAGATCTTGGTGAGATCGTTTTGTTTAAAGCGTTAAAGCTATACTCTTCGGTCTTAAGTTGCATAGCGACTTCCGGAGATGAAGTAACGCTTCCATTCACTATAGAAAATATGGGTGAAGAATACGAGGTGGTAGAGCTTTCAGTATCTAAACCTGAGGGTTGGTCCGTGAGAATTCTGGAGGATCAAGTCGGTGAGGTTATGAAAGTGGGCTTACCACCCAGCTCTAGCTTGGCTCTTCAGTTGAAAGTCAGGATTCCATCAAGCTTCACGGGAAACGGAAGTTTATTATTAACGGCCACCGGGAAAACGAGTTCAACGTTGAACTTCACCATATTGGTTAAACCCATGGAGGAGCCGAAGGTTTTAAGACTTTATTCAGAGGTTTTAGGTAGGGTTGCAAACGCAGGGGAAGAGTTACTTATACCTTTCATCGTCGAAAGCGAACTAGAGACGACTGTCACATTCGATGTAAGCTCTCCTGAAGGCTGGGGCACTAAAATAGTGGATGAATCAGGTGAATTGACAAAGATTAGCTTACCCAGCGGAGGCAAAAAGTTGCTTCACCTTAAAATAGATATCCCTAAGGATGCTATCGGAAACTACAGCTTGAAGTTAACGGCTATCTCCAATAGTGGATTTAGTTCATCGCTTGAGTACGCGATCGCTGTTAAACCTCCAAAGCCTCCACGATATGATCTAGAGTTATGGACTATGACCCCTGTTCAAGTAGCGAGAGCAGGGTCTAGTGTGTGGTTCGATGTCGAGCTTAGATACTCAGGTGTGGAAGAGAGGGTCTTTAATCCACTATTAGAAGGTCTTCCCACGAATTGGAGAGCACGTTTCTTTTATGAAGAGAAGGAAATAACGTGTTTAGCGCTTAAAAGTGAAGCCTCAGCTGTTATAGGGGTATATATAGAGATCCCGGAAAATGCGAAGGAAGGGGATTATTTACTTAACTTTATAGTTAGTGGAGGAAACCTTAGTGAAGAGATTGAACTCAAGGTCATTCTCGAACCAGTTAAAAGAGGGATAAAATTGGATTGCACATATCCCTCATTAACCACCGAGGCAGGTACCGCGGTAACCTATGAGATAACTGTGACAAATGAGGGAGATGAAGATGAACTCATCCACTTTTTAACAAATACCACATCGCCTGATCTAGATATAACATTCAAAGCTACAGAAGTAAAGGTCGAAGCAGGGGGCTCGTTAAGTCTTCCAGTAACCGTCACAACTTGCAGAGGGATCACACCGGGCGAGTACACGATTCCGGTCATAGCTGAGACGAAAGATAAACAACTAAGTGACAGCATTACATTAAAGCTGAAGGTAAAAGGTGTTTACAAGTTAACTCTACGGTTGACGCCTCTTAACGTCAGGGTCACGGCAGGGAGAGGATGCGAGGTGACAGCTTCTGTTTATAATGAGGGACAGTCCACCATAACCAACGTGAATTTAGAGTTTGACGCACCTTCAGGATGGATGGTAAGCAGTAAACCTGAGAATATCCTACGCCTTGAGCCGGGCAGATCAGCGGATTTCACGGTTGAGGTAAAGCCTCCTCCTGATGCGCTTGCAGCTGACTACTACATAACTGTTACCGCGACCTCGGATCAAGCTGAACCTGTATCGAGAGACTTAAGGGTCACGGTAGAGGTCCCAACGGGATGGGGATACTTCGGCGCCATCGCCATCATCATAATTATCCTCGCCGTAATAGGAGTATTCTTGAAGTTTAGAAGGAAGTGA
- a CDS encoding MBL fold metallo-hydrolase — translation MVRMESVDDVRITTLVDNDVLRGSLRSAWGLSLYVEVFLKARRSVILMDTSGSFDVLLYNASMLGVNLTDIDAVFISHWHGDHCGSLSHVLPMIGKPVPVYVPSEDIYGIKMVENARGVPVVCSKPTGVVRGVMSTGEIPNGISEHSLLINLRDKGLIVLTGCSHPGIVHTVELARSVSGVDKVYAVVGGFHISSLNEGLRVARRLSEIGVQLVSPCHCTRGDAKRGIKKVLGERYVENGVGWVFQEP, via the coding sequence GTGGTCAGAATGGAGTCGGTAGACGACGTTAGGATAACAACCCTCGTAGATAACGATGTCCTAAGGGGGAGCTTAAGGTCTGCGTGGGGGCTCTCGCTGTACGTCGAAGTGTTCCTCAAGGCGAGGCGGTCTGTGATCCTGATGGATACGAGCGGCTCCTTCGACGTGCTCCTATACAACGCCTCCATGCTCGGCGTAAACCTCACAGATATCGATGCGGTTTTCATCTCCCACTGGCATGGAGACCACTGCGGCTCCCTAAGTCACGTCCTACCCATGATAGGCAAACCGGTCCCCGTGTACGTGCCATCCGAGGACATCTACGGGATCAAGATGGTCGAGAACGCTCGTGGGGTTCCCGTAGTCTGCTCCAAGCCCACCGGGGTCGTGAGAGGCGTGATGTCGACCGGAGAGATACCCAACGGGATAAGCGAGCACTCGCTGCTGATAAACCTTCGAGACAAAGGGCTTATCGTGTTAACCGGATGCAGCCACCCGGGAATAGTCCACACGGTTGAGCTGGCTAGGTCCGTTTCAGGGGTAGATAAAGTGTACGCCGTCGTAGGCGGCTTCCACATCTCCAGCCTAAACGAGGGGCTCAGGGTCGCAAGGCGGCTAAGCGAAATAGGTGTCCAGCTCGTCTCCCCATGCCACTGCACCCGCGGCGACGCTAAGCGTGGGATCAAGAAGGTTCTAGGGGAGCGATACGTCGAAAACGGGGTGGGATGGGTCTTCCAAGAGCCTTAA
- a CDS encoding amidohydrolase family protein, giving the protein MGFRDVYEWLLNEFEDFVIIDAHEHLPPEKERVSRKVDVFTMFTHYTSTDLITAGMSKEDYEKIVDPEQPLEERWRLFKPYYKVAKYTSYFRAARIALKKFYGVEDLTDENYLEASNRIREANKPGIYKRVLRDKCRIKVVLTQIGRIPEGDKELLIPILPMWLLTDISKPSDLEGRKLRPRVDVSSLEDYVAYMKEQVERWKREGVVGLKFLARRVEEVCRERAERLFKQLLDGELKTPKPLWDYLVDKAIDLASEVGWPISVHTGILAGNWGDFTATRPTLLIPLLKRHREAKFDLYHAGIPWVREAGILGKSFPNVWLNLCWCHIVSQDMTCSALDEWMDLVPVNKIIGFGGDYNIPVEKVYGHLVMAREDIARTLAGRVSRGLMNRTEALDIARMWFYDNPRELYRLEKV; this is encoded by the coding sequence ATGGGTTTTCGAGACGTTTACGAATGGTTGTTGAACGAGTTTGAGGATTTTGTCATAATAGATGCTCATGAGCATCTTCCCCCTGAGAAGGAAAGGGTTTCGAGGAAGGTCGACGTGTTCACGATGTTCACCCACTACACCAGCACCGACTTGATCACCGCGGGGATGTCTAAGGAGGATTACGAGAAGATAGTGGACCCAGAGCAGCCCTTAGAGGAACGGTGGAGACTGTTTAAACCCTATTACAAAGTAGCTAAGTATACCTCCTACTTCAGAGCCGCGCGTATCGCGTTGAAGAAGTTCTACGGTGTGGAAGACTTGACGGATGAGAATTATCTAGAGGCTTCGAACCGTATCCGAGAGGCCAATAAACCCGGTATATACAAGAGAGTTCTAAGGGATAAATGCCGCATAAAGGTCGTCCTAACCCAGATAGGGCGTATACCCGAGGGGGATAAAGAATTGTTGATTCCTATACTTCCCATGTGGCTTCTGACAGATATATCTAAGCCCTCAGACCTCGAAGGTAGGAAGCTGAGACCGCGTGTCGACGTTTCAAGCCTTGAAGACTACGTCGCCTACATGAAGGAACAAGTCGAAAGGTGGAAGCGTGAAGGCGTCGTGGGCCTCAAGTTCTTAGCACGTCGAGTCGAAGAGGTTTGTCGAGAAAGGGCCGAGCGACTGTTTAAACAACTTCTCGACGGCGAGCTAAAAACGCCTAAGCCGCTGTGGGACTATCTAGTCGATAAAGCGATCGACTTAGCCTCTGAAGTGGGTTGGCCTATATCGGTCCACACCGGTATATTAGCCGGAAACTGGGGAGACTTCACGGCTACTAGACCGACCCTTTTGATACCGTTACTCAAAAGGCACAGAGAGGCAAAATTCGACTTATATCACGCAGGCATACCTTGGGTTAGAGAAGCCGGGATCCTGGGTAAAAGCTTTCCGAACGTATGGCTTAACCTATGCTGGTGCCATATCGTAAGTCAGGATATGACGTGTTCAGCCTTGGACGAGTGGATGGACTTGGTGCCGGTTAACAAGATAATAGGGTTCGGTGGCGACTACAACATTCCGGTTGAGAAGGTCTATGGCCACTTGGTCATGGCTAGGGAGGACATAGCTAGAACGTTGGCCGGTAGAGTTTCGAGGGGGCTTATGAACAGGACGGAGGCCCTGGATATAGCACGTATGTGGTTCTACGATAATCCTAGAGAGCTATACAGGTTGGAAAAAGTTTAG
- a CDS encoding tRNA-binding protein, whose translation MGSEVSIGDFQKLDIRVCKVLSAEPIPGRSRILKLKVDLGGEVREVVVGGAEYYKPDYFIGKLFVILANLKPKKIAGTLSRGMLLAADVGGKPIWLTVDGYAPPGSKVI comes from the coding sequence GTGGGGTCTGAGGTATCGATAGGTGATTTCCAGAAGCTCGATATAAGAGTATGTAAGGTGCTTTCGGCAGAGCCGATACCGGGTAGATCCAGGATACTTAAGCTTAAAGTAGACCTCGGAGGAGAAGTCAGAGAGGTAGTGGTCGGTGGTGCAGAATATTACAAGCCAGACTACTTCATAGGTAAATTATTTGTGATTCTAGCCAACCTTAAGCCGAAGAAGATAGCCGGGACGCTTTCGAGAGGCATGTTGTTGGCAGCCGACGTAGGTGGAAAACCGATATGGTTGACTGTCGACGGATACGCTCCGCCCGGGTCCAAAGTTATATAA
- a CDS encoding BlaI/MecI/CopY family transcriptional regulator, producing MEIVWEMKAPVSVRMVYEKLRKERKIAYTTVMSTMNTLFEKGLLDRKIVRGRGGLLYVYWPKLSKEEVERSVVKQVIDSLMRNFGNSVTSYLVEITASDKEKLKVFKKLFESLEREG from the coding sequence ATGGAAATAGTTTGGGAGATGAAGGCACCTGTTTCTGTCAGGATGGTGTATGAAAAACTCAGGAAGGAGAGGAAAATCGCGTACACAACCGTTATGTCTACTATGAACACCCTATTTGAGAAGGGGCTTCTAGACCGAAAGATCGTCAGGGGAAGGGGCGGGTTACTCTACGTCTACTGGCCTAAGCTCAGTAAAGAAGAGGTTGAGCGCTCGGTGGTCAAGCAAGTAATCGATAGCTTGATGAGGAACTTCGGCAACTCGGTAACCTCATATCTGGTGGAAATAACCGCCTCTGACAAGGAAAAACTTAAAGTCTTTAAGAAATTGTTCGAAAGTCTCGAAAGAGAAGGATAG
- a CDS encoding ABC transporter ATP-binding protein: MSTIIDVKNLTKKYGELTAVDNLNLEVREGEIFGLLGPNGAGKTTTLMMLTGLIEPTSGKAIVAGFDVVKEPREVKRVTGYLHDRFACYDNLTAKQNLDFYAQLNDIPRSKRAKRIESLLEIVGLSKWKDVKVGKFSRGMRRRLGIAQALINEPKIVFLDEPTAGLDPQGIREVRMLIQRLCREEGLTAVVTSHVLPEVKQLCSRIGIMKDGKLIAVDTFENLVKQLSPEEGVRIRLELNKLDNNLLKSITEVPGVRNVHQNGNELMIFANHDLREELAVTIAEAGALILTMHIVQPSLEEVFLKIYGRGWT; this comes from the coding sequence GTGTCGACCATAATTGATGTAAAGAACCTAACCAAGAAGTACGGCGAACTAACGGCGGTAGATAACCTCAACCTTGAGGTACGCGAAGGAGAGATTTTCGGTCTCCTAGGTCCAAACGGCGCTGGAAAGACGACTACACTCATGATGCTCACAGGCCTCATCGAGCCTACCTCTGGAAAAGCCATAGTGGCCGGATTTGATGTCGTTAAGGAACCACGTGAGGTGAAGAGGGTCACCGGTTATCTGCATGACCGTTTCGCATGCTACGACAACCTCACAGCCAAGCAGAACCTAGACTTCTACGCCCAACTCAACGACATACCGAGATCGAAGCGGGCTAAGAGGATCGAAAGCCTCCTAGAGATCGTGGGTCTAAGCAAGTGGAAGGATGTCAAAGTGGGAAAATTCTCCCGTGGGATGAGGCGGCGCCTCGGAATCGCCCAAGCCTTGATCAACGAGCCGAAGATCGTGTTTCTAGACGAGCCGACAGCGGGCTTGGACCCGCAAGGTATAAGAGAGGTGAGGATGCTTATTCAAAGGCTATGTAGAGAGGAGGGGTTAACGGCTGTCGTGACATCCCATGTTTTGCCGGAGGTTAAGCAGCTATGTAGCCGAATCGGCATCATGAAGGATGGAAAATTAATCGCCGTAGATACCTTTGAAAACTTGGTGAAGCAGCTGTCTCCCGAGGAAGGCGTCCGCATAAGGCTTGAGCTGAATAAACTTGACAATAACTTGCTGAAATCGATTACAGAGGTGCCTGGGGTTCGAAACGTGCATCAAAATGGAAATGAGCTTATGATCTTCGCGAACCATGACTTAAGAGAGGAGCTAGCGGTCACGATAGCTGAAGCAGGGGCGCTAATACTGACGATGCATATCGTTCAACCAAGTCTGGAAGAGGTTTTCCTGAAGATCTATGGAAGGGGGTGGACTTAG
- a CDS encoding TrmB family transcriptional regulator gives MKEMAKVVKYSANFKRIGTLEFEGVPGSIGDLFSISNLLKTYLGLSEYESRIYTAILLRGSLTAGKIAIYSGVPRVKVYSCLKRLMEAGLVYEEPGRPARYRTFDSAPTLRFIADKLEGEAMLLKRLSNMVRRVEEGRNYSDVWVFDDIKGFVSKIQELMFEVKRCLSIVVSPDGLALLYRKLSKSLEFVARKGIRVEVYGRSGGWATTALRELSYVYKVREAMVPENVFAFAIDYESCVLGFVKVKVRSFEVGPLILLRGRKTVKTLWRVLTGVLF, from the coding sequence ATGAAAGAGATGGCCAAAGTTGTTAAATATTCTGCCAATTTTAAACGAATTGGAACACTTGAATTCGAGGGTGTTCCAGGGTCTATAGGAGACTTATTCTCCATAAGTAACCTGCTTAAGACATACCTTGGACTTAGCGAATACGAGTCTAGGATCTACACAGCTATACTTTTGAGAGGTAGCTTAACCGCGGGTAAGATCGCCATCTACTCAGGTGTTCCAAGAGTTAAGGTGTATTCATGCCTGAAGAGGCTTATGGAAGCCGGTCTCGTCTATGAGGAGCCTGGTCGACCGGCTAGATATCGTACATTCGACAGTGCACCGACGCTCAGGTTCATAGCCGATAAACTCGAAGGTGAAGCTATGTTGCTAAAGAGGCTTAGCAACATGGTTAGAAGGGTCGAGGAGGGTAGAAACTATAGTGACGTGTGGGTCTTCGACGACATTAAAGGTTTTGTTTCGAAGATTCAAGAACTCATGTTCGAGGTTAAACGATGTTTATCTATCGTGGTAAGCCCTGATGGATTGGCCCTCCTTTACAGGAAGTTAAGTAAAAGCTTAGAATTCGTGGCTAGGAAGGGTATACGGGTTGAGGTATACGGTAGATCTGGAGGCTGGGCTACTACAGCTTTACGGGAGCTGTCTTACGTCTATAAAGTTCGGGAGGCTATGGTGCCGGAAAACGTGTTCGCCTTCGCGATAGATTATGAGAGTTGCGTACTCGGGTTTGTAAAGGTTAAGGTCAGGAGTTTTGAAGTGGGGCCACTCATACTTCTTAGGGGCAGAAAGACTGTAAAGACCCTCTGGAGGGTTTTAACAGGTGTTCTGTTTTAA
- a CDS encoding alpha/beta fold hydrolase, which translates to MAEYLGLYEYDRSEPLNPIVSKSWESEGYVAYKLYYRSVGGQTVPAVLTVPKGYEPPYPCIVFLHGYGGRKGDGLQLANVFSAYGYSVFSIDAPFHGERSEPGKVLYSPDLEELKANVVQTVLDLRRGVDFLEARDEVDSRRVGYGGGSMGGIIGALFVSVEPRIKAAVIVVGGGNLPPHDKGEQTLLHTSYKG; encoded by the coding sequence ATGGCCGAATACCTCGGGCTTTATGAGTATGACCGGTCTGAGCCTTTAAACCCTATCGTTTCAAAGTCTTGGGAAAGCGAAGGCTATGTGGCGTATAAGCTGTATTATCGTAGCGTGGGTGGGCAGACCGTTCCGGCCGTTTTAACCGTACCTAAGGGGTATGAGCCGCCTTACCCATGTATAGTCTTCCTACACGGGTATGGTGGTCGAAAGGGGGATGGGCTTCAGCTAGCTAACGTCTTCTCGGCCTATGGATACTCGGTCTTCTCTATAGACGCGCCTTTCCACGGTGAACGCTCAGAGCCGGGTAAGGTCCTCTATTCACCCGACCTTGAGGAGCTTAAGGCAAACGTCGTACAGACTGTTCTAGACCTGAGGAGGGGTGTGGATTTTCTCGAAGCCAGAGATGAGGTGGATAGCCGTAGGGTAGGGTATGGAGGAGGAAGCATGGGAGGCATCATAGGCGCCCTATTCGTGAGCGTCGAGCCTAGGATAAAGGCGGCGGTCATAGTCGTCGGGGGAGGGAACCTCCCCCCTCATGATAAGGGAGAGCAGACACTACTCCACACCTCCTATAAGGGCTAG
- a CDS encoding ABC transporter permease, whose product MAGLWTIARKELIDHLSSIKFIVIFAVLTMLILCSAYEGVQQYFQEGAEVFIPGQSAFLAVFTWGITEKIAVIGPLLGIAIGFAAISQERDSGSLVTLLTHPVFRDSVINGKLVAGACTLTLASFTAIALGLATVITLTGVAPTGDEAARLLTFMVFTSLYMVMWLGVSMLFSVMMRDTSSSLLASIITWLVSTNLIYSIASLIANIVTPIHGGYIPHKEEWERHFEVIRAIEMFSPTCCYREAARSILGSAFRGSVLIIEPGKPPPTPPSLLECLALSWPEITVIVAVLVATFAASYILFMRQEIR is encoded by the coding sequence ATGGCTGGGTTGTGGACGATAGCGCGAAAGGAGTTAATTGACCACCTCTCCAGCATCAAGTTCATCGTAATCTTCGCGGTGCTAACCATGTTGATCCTGTGCTCGGCATACGAAGGTGTGCAACAGTATTTTCAAGAAGGTGCTGAGGTGTTTATACCGGGGCAGTCAGCCTTCTTAGCCGTATTCACGTGGGGAATAACTGAGAAGATAGCGGTTATAGGCCCCCTCCTTGGAATAGCGATCGGGTTCGCCGCGATCTCGCAGGAGAGGGACAGCGGATCGCTGGTAACGCTTCTCACCCATCCCGTGTTCAGGGACTCAGTGATCAACGGGAAGCTGGTAGCAGGAGCATGTACGCTTACGTTAGCCTCCTTCACTGCTATAGCACTGGGTTTAGCGACCGTAATCACGTTGACAGGTGTAGCTCCAACGGGAGATGAGGCGGCGAGGTTATTAACTTTCATGGTGTTCACAAGCCTATACATGGTGATGTGGCTTGGAGTGAGTATGCTCTTCTCGGTTATGATGCGGGATACATCTTCATCCCTTCTCGCCTCCATCATAACGTGGCTTGTCAGCACAAACCTAATCTACAGCATCGCAAGCTTGATCGCTAATATCGTAACACCCATCCATGGCGGCTATATTCCGCACAAAGAAGAATGGGAGAGGCACTTCGAGGTGATTAGAGCCATAGAAATGTTCTCCCCGACGTGTTGCTACCGTGAGGCGGCGCGATCCATACTCGGAAGCGCATTCCGCGGCAGCGTGCTTATAATAGAGCCGGGGAAGCCTCCACCGACCCCGCCAAGCCTGCTTGAGTGTCTAGCTCTATCCTGGCCAGAAATCACAGTGATCGTAGCGGTTCTCGTCGCCACGTTCGCGGCTTCATACATACTCTTCATGAGGCAAGAGATCCGTTAG
- a CDS encoding M48 family metalloprotease, with the protein MTQPFFFYSVVFSILLASLTYITVKILKIHNPRFKSFFYMIPLFLPLVVYAIFPPSYISYRSFTIVAKISNPAKLEDVSIDSFSVKTADLKVFTMQVFSITGLLCLTGLIAGTVILAFLYVFGSRIVCWLQGVVELMPEEEPELLAMVRRLAGRAGISMPRIGITEDLRPNAFTIGYGKNAMIVFSLGLLKMLDGAELEAVVSHEIAHIKNQDFHFNALTSALKIVSFFNPLVYLLSSTIKKEREFLADNTGMKLIERPWVLGLALKKIWENSKRSSRGLLRQRISSFFIASEIRHVRKLLATHPSLESRLNNIAERTYRKNASRGEVLRGILACALIVMVIVCFYGLSTWVHDPLTQMRIPVKEANVISLTHKGAYRLVISLLTNFNPEEAAKDRGKVIFLSEKFDPEQLTSSPLYLYTSVTSARSHPFPPFYLSQVSVSTYSWILTSIDIIAVAIILSLFYRSDFGKAIKKLLK; encoded by the coding sequence TTGACGCAACCCTTCTTCTTCTACTCCGTAGTCTTCTCTATTTTACTCGCATCTTTAACGTATATTACCGTTAAGATACTTAAGATACATAATCCCCGGTTCAAAAGTTTCTTCTACATGATACCGTTATTTCTCCCTCTAGTGGTCTACGCGATATTCCCTCCATCATATATCTCTTATAGGAGTTTTACAATCGTCGCTAAGATATCCAATCCGGCGAAGCTTGAAGATGTCTCTATCGACAGTTTTTCGGTTAAGACAGCCGATCTTAAAGTTTTTACGATGCAAGTTTTCTCCATAACAGGTCTACTCTGCCTAACGGGATTAATAGCAGGCACGGTTATCCTAGCTTTTCTTTACGTGTTTGGCAGCAGAATAGTATGTTGGCTTCAGGGGGTTGTGGAGCTTATGCCCGAAGAAGAACCAGAACTTTTAGCAATGGTGAGGAGGCTAGCTGGAAGAGCTGGGATATCCATGCCACGTATAGGAATCACCGAGGATCTCAGACCCAACGCATTCACCATCGGCTATGGAAAGAATGCGATGATAGTGTTTTCATTAGGGCTTCTGAAAATGCTCGACGGGGCTGAACTTGAAGCTGTGGTATCCCACGAAATAGCTCACATCAAGAACCAGGACTTCCACTTCAACGCATTGACCTCAGCGTTGAAGATCGTCTCATTCTTCAACCCCCTCGTCTACCTCTTATCCTCAACCATTAAAAAGGAGAGGGAGTTCCTCGCCGACAACACCGGAATGAAGCTCATAGAAAGACCTTGGGTCCTCGGACTAGCCTTAAAGAAGATATGGGAAAACTCCAAAAGATCTTCGAGAGGCCTACTAAGACAGCGAATCTCCAGCTTCTTTATCGCCTCCGAGATCAGGCATGTAAGGAAACTTCTAGCCACGCACCCCAGCTTAGAGAGCAGATTAAACAACATTGCAGAGAGGACGTATCGGAAAAATGCAAGCCGGGGTGAAGTGTTAAGAGGGATCCTAGCCTGCGCCCTCATCGTCATGGTGATAGTATGCTTTTACGGTCTATCGACTTGGGTGCATGATCCGTTGACCCAGATGCGTATCCCTGTTAAAGAAGCGAATGTAATATCTTTGACGCATAAAGGTGCTTATAGATTAGTAATTTCACTCCTGACTAATTTTAACCCTGAAGAAGCCGCTAAAGATAGGGGTAAAGTGATCTTTCTCTCAGAAAAGTTTGACCCTGAGCAGTTAACCTCATCTCCCCTTTATCTCTATACTTCTGTTACGTCAGCTAGGTCTCATCCATTTCCTCCCTTCTACCTTAGCCAGGTTTCAGTGTCCACCTATTCCTGGATCCTAACATCTATCGATATAATAGCGGTGGCGATAATCTTGTCACTTTTCTACCGCAGCGACTTCGGAAAAGCCATAAAGAAACTGTTGAAATGA